From one Mytilus edulis chromosome 1, xbMytEdul2.2, whole genome shotgun sequence genomic stretch:
- the LOC139528439 gene encoding uncharacterized protein isoform X2 — protein MVCVVGKGHYMFDSEEYSTVKTLSINTLSPDTYIAITGRHLRTVLITDGQVLCQNVDSPPNTKVVFGEHVCKPSAESTSDEASPEYENTSLANTTSSTEGLPAWVSSVISSTIDWIIYIIVTIIAVSELFLRGNQNLRRRLETILQVINYLKNLQNNNLPQQHRQLPQQQIEPVQQPNLRRSQRRRFPVARLNL, from the exons ATGGTTTGTGTAGTAGGAAAAGGACATTACATGTTTGATTCCGAGGAGTACAGCACAGTCAAGACACTATCCATCAATACCCTATCCCCTGACACCTACATTGCAATCACTGGTAGACATCTGAGAACTGTTCTAATAACGGACGGGCAGGTGCTGTGTCAAAATGTTGATTCACCACCAAACACTAAAGTCGTTTTTGGAGAACATGTGTGT AAACCATCAGCAGAATCAACATCAGATGAGGCATCACCAGAATATGAGAACACTTCACTTGCAAATACG ACATCTAGCACAGAAGGATTACCTGCATGGGTTTCAAGTGTGATAAGTTCTACAATAG ATtggattatatatataattgtcacaATTATAGCTGTTTCTGAATTGTTTTTAAGAGGAaatcaaaatttaagaagaaGATTGGAAACTATTCTACAAGTAATAAATTAtctgaaaaatttacaaaacaacaatTTACCTCAACAACATCGTCAATTACCACAACAGCAAATAGAACCTGTACAACAACCCAACTTAAGAAGATCACAACGTCGACGTTTTCCTGTTGCAAGACTTAAtttgtaa
- the LOC139528431 gene encoding uncharacterized protein: protein MEFTEAMREFVFEELEYYPYSLITDQGTFPCSICNASHELRLERDILIKLPMEDNWFNGSLKEMYHQMLHLTSSDIKKMFFHVETGVLCNVQYLAKRIIEKDEFQFGMGEKVYDTILDLLFEREEMFAIMYNGMPTPLNFNMSEEEGEEEEEEEEEEEEEEEEEEEEEEEEEEEEEEEEEEEEEEEEEEEEEEEEEEEEKKKKKKKKKKKKTYKMKDT, encoded by the exons atGGAATTTACCGAGGCAATGAGAGAATTTGTCTTTGAAGAATTGGAGTATTACCCTTATTCGTTAATAACTGATCAGGGAACTTTTCCTTGTAGCATTTGCAATGCATCTCATGAACTGAGGTTGGAAAGAGATATACTTATCAAACTACCAATGGAGGATAATTGGTTTAATGGCAGTTTAAAAGAAATGTACCATCAAATGCTACATTTAACAAgtagtgatataaaaaaaatgttttttcatgtAGAAACTGGAGTACTATGCAATGTTCAATATTTAGCCAAAAGAATTATTGAAAAAGATGAGTTCCAATTTGGAATGGGAGAGAAAGTATATGATACTATTCTAGATCTATTATTTGaaag gGAAGAAATGTTTGCCATCATGTATAATGGAATGCCCACCCCCCTAAACTTTAATATGTCAGaagaagaaggagaagaagaagaagaagaagaagaagaagaagaagaagaagaagaagaagaagaagaagaagaagaagaagaagaagaagaagaagaagaagaagaagaagaagaagaagaagaagaagaagaagaagaagaagaagaagaagaagaagaagaagaaaagaagaagaagaagaagaagaagaagaagaagaagacgtACAAGATGAAGGATacatag
- the LOC139528439 gene encoding uncharacterized protein isoform X1 — protein sequence MVCVVGKGHYMFDSEEYSTVKTLSINTLSPDTYIAITGRHLRTVLITDGQVLCQNVDSPPNTKVVFGEHVCKPSAESTSDEASPEYENTSLANTTSSTEGLPAWVSSVISSTIVSLVCSVIGFGVYFIRRRILQKKERQQPTNSPDFELRCRLHAHTPESYELYLERLENPPQDNQQQFIFNASHTCSSESVSSDDLFSSL from the exons ATGGTTTGTGTAGTAGGAAAAGGACATTACATGTTTGATTCCGAGGAGTACAGCACAGTCAAGACACTATCCATCAATACCCTATCCCCTGACACCTACATTGCAATCACTGGTAGACATCTGAGAACTGTTCTAATAACGGACGGGCAGGTGCTGTGTCAAAATGTTGATTCACCACCAAACACTAAAGTCGTTTTTGGAGAACATGTGTGT AAACCATCAGCAGAATCAACATCAGATGAGGCATCACCAGAATATGAGAACACTTCACTTGCAAATACG ACATCTAGCACAGAAGGATTACCTGCATGGGTTTCAAGTGTGATAAGTTCTACAATAG tgtCCTTAGTATGTTCTGTTATTGGTTTTGGTGTGTATTTCATCCGTAGaagaatattacaaaaaaaagaacgTCAGCAACCTACAAATAGTCCAGATTTTGAATTGAGATGTAGATTACATGCCCACACACCAGAATCTTATGAATTGTATCTTGAAAGACTTGAAAATCCACCACAAGACAATCAACAACAATTTATATTTAATGCATCTCATACATGTAGTTCTGAAAGTGTTAGTTCAGATGACTTGTTTTCTTCTTTGTAG